The following proteins come from a genomic window of Geomonas sp. RF6:
- a CDS encoding cbb3-type cytochrome c oxidase subunit I — MLQKEVYADDVVKGFIISSIVWGAVTVLLGVLIALQLSHPQFNIPPYFSYGRLRPIHTNAGIFGWGVGSFMAFFLYITQRLAKKRLWSPGLARVQLWLFNIVIALAAVTLLIGMNRSKEYAELEWPVALLVVVLWVIFAVNIFMTMMKRREDQMYISLWYILAALVGVAVLYIVNNAGIPVSLGKSYSAFAGANDANVQWWYGHNAVAMVLTAPPLAIFYYFLPKTTGEPIYSHRMSVIAFWSLIFMYLWTGAHHLLWTPVPDWVQTLAMAFSVMLIAPSWAAVFNAYFSMNGQWHQMRDNYLVKFLIFGVSFYGLQTLQGPSQSIRTFSAFIHYTDWVPGHVHMGALGWVSLVLFAAIYYTLPRLYDREIYSIPLANLHFWLAVTGQLIFSITLWIGGVQQASMLEATNPDGSLHYSFMETLVELYPYWHIRVLGGIIYLLGLLVFIYNITKTITGAAPAVQKA; from the coding sequence ATGCTGCAAAAAGAGGTCTACGCGGACGACGTGGTAAAAGGATTCATCATCTCCAGTATCGTCTGGGGTGCCGTCACGGTTCTTCTCGGCGTGCTGATCGCCCTCCAGCTTTCACACCCCCAGTTCAACATCCCCCCCTACTTCTCCTACGGCAGGCTGCGCCCGATACACACCAACGCGGGGATCTTCGGCTGGGGGGTCGGGAGCTTCATGGCGTTCTTCCTGTACATCACCCAGCGCCTGGCAAAGAAGAGGCTGTGGAGCCCAGGGCTCGCCCGGGTGCAGCTTTGGCTCTTCAACATCGTGATCGCGCTGGCGGCGGTGACCCTCCTCATCGGGATGAACAGGTCGAAGGAGTACGCCGAGCTGGAGTGGCCGGTGGCGCTCCTCGTGGTGGTGCTGTGGGTCATCTTTGCGGTGAACATCTTCATGACCATGATGAAGCGACGGGAAGACCAGATGTACATATCGCTCTGGTACATTCTCGCCGCTCTCGTCGGTGTCGCCGTCCTCTATATCGTCAACAATGCCGGGATTCCGGTGTCCCTCGGAAAGTCGTACTCTGCCTTTGCCGGGGCCAACGACGCAAACGTGCAGTGGTGGTACGGACACAACGCGGTGGCAATGGTCCTCACCGCGCCGCCGCTGGCCATCTTCTACTACTTTCTCCCCAAAACGACCGGCGAGCCGATCTACAGTCACCGCATGAGCGTCATTGCCTTCTGGAGCCTCATCTTCATGTACCTGTGGACCGGGGCGCACCACCTTTTGTGGACGCCGGTTCCGGACTGGGTCCAGACGCTGGCGATGGCCTTTTCGGTCATGCTGATCGCCCCCTCCTGGGCCGCTGTCTTCAACGCCTACTTCTCCATGAACGGGCAGTGGCACCAGATGCGCGACAACTACCTGGTGAAGTTCCTGATCTTCGGAGTAAGTTTCTACGGGCTGCAAACGCTGCAGGGTCCGTCGCAATCGATCCGCACCTTTTCCGCCTTCATCCACTATACAGACTGGGTCCCCGGGCACGTGCACATGGGTGCGCTGGGGTGGGTCTCGCTCGTTCTCTTCGCCGCGATCTACTACACGCTGCCGCGGCTCTACGACAGGGAGATCTACAGCATCCCCCTGGCAAACCTCCACTTCTGGCTCGCGGTGACGGGTCAGCTCATTTTCTCCATCACCCTGTGGATCGGGGGGGTGCAGCAGGCGAGCATGCTCGAAGCGACCAATCCCGACGGCAGCCTCCACTACAGCTTCATGGAAACACTGGTCGAGCTCTACCCCTACTGGCACATCCGGGTGCTGGGAGGGATCATCTACCTCCTGGGGCTCCTCGTCTTCATCTACAACATAACGAAGACCATTACCGGCGCTGCGCCTGCCGTGCAGAAAGCCTAA